One window from the genome of Macaca fascicularis isolate 582-1 chromosome 7, T2T-MFA8v1.1 encodes:
- the CD276 gene encoding CD276 antigen isoform X1, with protein MLHRRGSPGMGVHVGAALGALWFCLTGALEVQVPEDPVVALVGTDATLRCSFSPEPGFSLAQLNLIWQLTDTKQLVHSFTEGRDQGSAYANRTALFLDLLAQGNASLRLQRVRVADEGSFTCFVSIRDFGSAAVSLQVAAPYSKPSMTLEPNKDLRPGDTVTITCSSYRGYPEAEVFWQDGQGAPLTGNVTTSQMANEQGLFDVHSVLRVVLGVNGTYSCLVRNPVLQQDAHGSITITPQRSPTGAVEVQVPEDPVVALVGTDATLRCSFSPEPGFSLAQLNLIWQLTDTKQLVHSFTEGRDQGSAYANRTALFLDLLAQGNASLRLQRVRVADEGSFTCFVSIRDFGSAAVSLQVAAPYSKPSMTLEPNKDLRPGDTVTITCSSYRGYPEAEVFWQDGQGAPLTGNVTTSQMANEQGLFDVHSVLRVVLGANGTYSCLVRNPVLQQDAHGSVTITGQPMTFPPEALWVTVGLSVCLVALLVALAFVCWRKIKQSCEEENAGAEDQDGEGEGSKTALQPLKHSDSKEDDGQELA; from the exons GAGCCCTGGAGGTCCAGGTCCCTGAGGACCCAGTGGTGGCACTGGTGGGCACCGATGCCACTCTGCGCTGCTCCTTCTCCCCCGAGCCTGGCTTTAGCCTGGCACAGCTCAACCTCATCTGGCAGCTGACAGACACCAAACAGCTGGTGCACAGTTTCACCGAGGGCCGGGACCAGGGCAGCGCTTATGCCAACCGCACGGCGCTCTTCCTGGACCTGCTGGCACAGGGCAACGCATCCCTGAGGCTGCAGCGCGTGCGTGTGGCGGACGAGGGCAGCTTCACCTGCTTCGTGAGCATCCGGGATTTTGGCAGCGCTGCTGTCAGCCTGCAGGTGGCTG CTCCCTACTCGAAGCCCAGCATGACCCTGGAGCCTAACAAGGACCTGCGGCCCGGGGACACGGTGACCATCACGTGCTCCAGCTACCGGGGCTACCCTGAGGCCGAGGTGTTCTGGCAGGATGGGCAGGGTGCGCCCCTGACTGGCAACGTGACCACGTCGCAGATGGCCAATGAGCAGGGCTTGTTCGATGTGCACAGCGTCCTGCGGGTGGTGCTGGGTGTGAACGGCACCTACAGCTGCCTGGTGCGCAACCCTGTGCTGCAGCAGGATGCACACGGCTCCATCACCATCACACCCCAGAGAAGCCCCACAG GAGCCGTGGAGGTCCAGGTCCCTGAGGACCCGGTGGTAGCCCTGGTGGGCACTGATGCCACCCTGCGCTGCTCCTTCTCCCCCGAGCCTGGCTTTAGCCTGGCACAGCTCAACCTCATCTGGCAGCTGACAGACACCAAACAGCTGGTGCACAGTTTCACCGAGGGCCGGGACCAGGGCAGCGCCTATGCCAACCGCACGGCGCTCTTCCTGGACCTGCTGGCACAGGGCAACGCATCCCTGAGGCTGCAGCGCGTGCGTGTGGCGGACGAGGGCAGCTTCACCTGCTTCGTGAGCATCCGGGATTTTGGCAGCGCTGCAGTCAGCCTGCAGGTGGCTG CTCCCTACTCGAAGCCCAGCATGACCCTGGAGCCTAACAAGGACCTGCGGCCCGGGGACACGGTGACCATCACGTGCTCCAGCTACCGGGGCTACCCTGAGGCCGAGGTGTTCTGGCAGGATGGGCAGGGTGCGCCCCTGACTGGCAACGTGACCACGTCGCAGATGGCCAATGAGCAGGGCTTGTTCGATGTGCACAGCGTCCTGCGGGTGGTGCTGGGTGCAAACGGCACCTACAGCTGCCTGGTGCGCAACCCCGTGCTGCAGCAGGACGCGCATGGTTCTGTCACCATCACAG GGCAGCCCATGACATTCCCCCCAGAGGCCCTGTGGGTGACCGTGGGGCTCTCTGTCTGTCTCGTTGCACTGCTGGTGGCCCTGGCTTTCGTGTGCTGGAGAAAGATCAAACAGAGCTGTGAGGAGGAGAATGCag GAGCTGAGGACCAggatggggagggagaaggaTCCAAGACAG cccTGCAGCCTCTGAAACACTCTGACAGCAAAGAAG ATGATGGACAAGAATTAGCCTGA
- the CD276 gene encoding CD276 antigen isoform X3 has translation MTLEPNKDLRPGDTVTITCSSYRGYPEAEVFWQDGQGAPLTGNVTTSQMANEQGLFDVHSVLRVVLGVNGTYSCLVRNPVLQQDAHGSITITPQRSPTGAVEVQVPEDPVVALVGTDATLRCSFSPEPGFSLAQLNLIWQLTDTKQLVHSFTEGRDQGSAYANRTALFLDLLAQGNASLRLQRVRVADEGSFTCFVSIRDFGSAAVSLQVAAPYSKPSMTLEPNKDLRPGDTVTITCSSYRGYPEAEVFWQDGQGAPLTGNVTTSQMANEQGLFDVHSVLRVVLGANGTYSCLVRNPVLQQDAHGSVTITGQPMTFPPEALWVTVGLSVCLVALLVALAFVCWRKIKQSCEEENAGAEDQDGEGEGSKTALQPLKHSDSKEDDGQELA, from the exons ATGACCCTGGAGCCTAACAAGGACCTGCGGCCCGGGGACACGGTGACCATCACGTGCTCCAGCTACCGGGGCTACCCTGAGGCCGAGGTGTTCTGGCAGGATGGGCAGGGTGCGCCCCTGACTGGCAACGTGACCACGTCGCAGATGGCCAATGAGCAGGGCTTGTTCGATGTGCACAGCGTCCTGCGGGTGGTGCTGGGTGTGAACGGCACCTACAGCTGCCTGGTGCGCAACCCTGTGCTGCAGCAGGATGCACACGGCTCCATCACCATCACACCCCAGAGAAGCCCCACAG GAGCCGTGGAGGTCCAGGTCCCTGAGGACCCGGTGGTAGCCCTGGTGGGCACTGATGCCACCCTGCGCTGCTCCTTCTCCCCCGAGCCTGGCTTTAGCCTGGCACAGCTCAACCTCATCTGGCAGCTGACAGACACCAAACAGCTGGTGCACAGTTTCACCGAGGGCCGGGACCAGGGCAGCGCCTATGCCAACCGCACGGCGCTCTTCCTGGACCTGCTGGCACAGGGCAACGCATCCCTGAGGCTGCAGCGCGTGCGTGTGGCGGACGAGGGCAGCTTCACCTGCTTCGTGAGCATCCGGGATTTTGGCAGCGCTGCAGTCAGCCTGCAGGTGGCTG CTCCCTACTCGAAGCCCAGCATGACCCTGGAGCCTAACAAGGACCTGCGGCCCGGGGACACGGTGACCATCACGTGCTCCAGCTACCGGGGCTACCCTGAGGCCGAGGTGTTCTGGCAGGATGGGCAGGGTGCGCCCCTGACTGGCAACGTGACCACGTCGCAGATGGCCAATGAGCAGGGCTTGTTCGATGTGCACAGCGTCCTGCGGGTGGTGCTGGGTGCAAACGGCACCTACAGCTGCCTGGTGCGCAACCCCGTGCTGCAGCAGGACGCGCATGGTTCTGTCACCATCACAG GGCAGCCCATGACATTCCCCCCAGAGGCCCTGTGGGTGACCGTGGGGCTCTCTGTCTGTCTCGTTGCACTGCTGGTGGCCCTGGCTTTCGTGTGCTGGAGAAAGATCAAACAGAGCTGTGAGGAGGAGAATGCag GAGCTGAGGACCAggatggggagggagaaggaTCCAAGACAG cccTGCAGCCTCTGAAACACTCTGACAGCAAAGAAG ATGATGGACAAGAATTAGCCTGA